One window of Trifolium pratense cultivar HEN17-A07 linkage group LG5, ARS_RC_1.1, whole genome shotgun sequence genomic DNA carries:
- the LOC123882986 gene encoding F-box/FBD/LRR-repeat protein At4g00160-like encodes MAPDRISNLPDSILCHILSFIPTKQAAATSILSTSWKSIWLSALTLDFEDKTFNDFISFRNAVYRSFAWRKTTLPILSFRIKCSNKNSPNCPNLISKFVYIAMQRNIENLKINVATEFSPCILTCKTLKVLKLKRLKIVEDFSHQLDLPLLKTLHLSKVYFKHHEYLVKFLSCCPILEDLQLKYLTVPDYDVAKEKFKTLPNLIKARVSYYHDSISFTLVCNVKSLHIEFCKWKCCTKLPMFHNLTDMELKFSYASWTNSWWNWLLEMLECCPKLQHFTIEDNVNELGNQSWKDPPKVPKCVSSELRTCCIGGYNGKEFELQFAKYIMQNSKVLHTMTVKCTSSVDMNDMRQIFMKSFSPARDSSKCKLLFVQ; translated from the exons ATGGCGCCTGATCGAATTAGCAACTTGCCGGATTCAATTCTCTGTCACATTCTCTCTTTTATTCCAACCAAACAGGCCGCTGCCACTAGCATCCTCTCAACAAGTTGGAAGTCAATATGGCTTTCGGCCCTAACTCTCGACTTTGAGGACAAAACCTTCAATGACTTCATCTCCTTCCGAAATGCTGTCTACAGATCATTTGCCTGGCGAAAAACCACATTGCCAATCCTTTCGTTTCGCATCAAATGTAGCAACAAAAACTCTCCTAACTGTCCAAACCTTATCAGTAAATTTGTTTACATTGCAATGCAACGAAATATTGAGAACCTAAAAATCAATGTTGCCACTGAATTTTCCCCTTGTATTCTTACTTGTAAGACACTCAAGGTTCTTAAGTTGAAAAGGCTAAAAATAGTGGAAGATTTTTCTCATCAATTGGATCTTCCTCTTCTCAAAACTCTCCATTTGAGCAAAGTCTATTTCAAACATCATGAATATCTTGTGAAATTTCTATCATGTTGCCCTATTCTTGAAGATTTGCAACTAAAATATTTAACTGTACCGGATTATGATGTTGCAAAGGAAAAGTTTAAGACCTTGCCTAATTTGATCAAAGCAAGGGTTTCTTATTATCATGATAGTATTTCATTTACATTGGTTTGTAATGTGAAGAGTCTACATATAGaattt TGCAAATGGAAATGTTGTACCAAGCTCCCCATGTTTCATAATCTGACTGACATGGAGCTAAAATTTTCCTATGCATCTTGGACTAATAGTTGGTGGAATTGGTTGCTAGAAATGCTTGAATGTTGCCCGAAACTTCAACATTTTACCATTgag GATAATGTAAACGAGTTGGGCAACCAAAGTTGGAAGGATCCACCAAAAGTTCCGAAATGTGTCTCATCGGAGCTTAGAACATGTTGCATTGGAGGTTACAACGGCAAAGAATTTGAGCTTCAATTTGCAAAATATATTATGCAGAATTCAAAAGTACTACACACCATGACAGTTAAGTGCACTAGCTCCGTAGATATGAATGACATGCGCcaaatttttatgaaatcatTTTCGCCCGCAAGGGACTCTTCGAAATGTAAACTACTATTTGTTCAATGA